The sequence GTATTATGTCTTTCTGAATAAAGCTCACAATTTATAATACTGGAACTTACATTTGGATACATTCTGTTTTTCTACCTTGTCGGTTTTACAGAGATACTCTTTTTTGTGGCTTTCTGTTTCTTGATCAGTGGAGCCATTGGGAAGACATAATTGAGTGTTTGCAGATATTTCTAAATCCTCTGTACCCCTCCTTGTGTTTTCTAACTGTGGGTCTTTCCTCTCCTCAACAATCTGTGAAAGAGGGGGGCTGAAGATACTTGTTTTTGCAGCAGAGGGCCTTCTTGATGTTGGTTGAGCTTCCTCTGGTGGTTGGTTGACCTCAGTATTTCTCAGTGTATCAACCTCATTCATGTCTGCTACAAGAGACATGCAGGGTTCTTCTGAAGCAGAGTTAAAGTTGACCCTTTGATGCTTCTCTGTAGAACCGCCATCTGATAATTTTGAGTCCACCTGCAGGTATCTTTGCTCAGATGTACCTACTGTAATGGTCATGACTGAGCTTTTTCTAGGTTTGGTTTGTACAGAAAGTgaattgctttgttttgtctctttggCCCTGGTGTCCAGCATGACTTGCTTTTCgatttgttttgctgaattGGTTTCTAATATGTGTTCCTCAGAGCCACAAGGAGATGGAGGGATAACCTGAATAACTAGGGCTCTTTGACTGAACTCATCTGCAACAAGCCCTGGGTTTTGATATCCTACCTCAGCTATCTCTTCATCAAACCCACTCTCTACTCTACTACACGGCTCCATTTGATCTCCACCATCATAGTCATTCCGATTTTCCATGTCGTTATAAACACTCTCTTTTAAGTCCATTTCATGCTGTCCAAGAGCTTCAAGAGGTTGGCATGTATTCTTGCTCTGCTCTTGAAAATGTTCCTTTATCATGAACATGTCCTCAGTATTCTCCTCAAACTTGGTGGGGTAGAATGGATTTATGGGCGGCTGCTTCCCGATTTGGCTCTTTGGAACTTCTGGGCTATGTTTACAACTGCCTCTGGTTTCTGAAGAATCATAACATTCTGTTCCAAAAGGAGACAACCCATCATCCCTCTGGTAAAACCTTCCCAGTCTTTCAGCTTGAAGAGGAAGGGATTGCATTATCAAAGAGGAGATAGTGCCTGAAGAAAAGGACTCCCTAAAAGGAAGAACGTCCTCCTGCATTGAGCTTGAGCCCTCTGTCATTCCTGGAAatgtttgcctccttttttttggTAATGAACATGCTTTGTGTTCTACAGTGGCGATGCTATTGTTTCGGATCCAGGTTTTCTCGTGATTGTCGATGAAATCTTTGGTAAAGCCTGACCTGCTAAAAGATGAGGGTCTCATAAACATGGGCTCAAAGTTGTCTGATTCGGATAATTGATCAAAGCAATGTGGCAGATCTTCACTCTCATCATCATCCAGTGAACATTGGCCACCAGGTTCCTGATGATACATTGTGGTCTGGGTGGGGTTAAAGTTCCCTTTCTGATTTTCAGTGGAACCACAGGCACCAATCCTACAGGAAGCTAGGTCATGTGTAAGGTCCTCTAAAGTACTATATGAAATATCTGCAAACTCACGGGGTGGTGGAATGTCCCGGAATTGATCACTACTAAGGCTTCTGCAAAAAGATGGCCTCTTCCCTTGAGGCCAGAAATTTGACAGCGGTGTTGGGCATGATGACTGACTTGCCAGTGTAATGCCAGTGTTGTTATTACAACAGGATTGGCAATAGTTTGAACTGTGGCAAAATCTGGATGGAATAACGCATTTTGAGTTCTTCTCAGCATCCTTCTGTTCACTTGTGCTGCCAAAACTAAAATTGTAGTTTATGGTGTCTTGGGTTACACTTTGATTGATCACATTCAGATTCTGAGATGACTGCTTGGATGGATTGCTGTTAGGTGCCCATGTCCTCTCACATTTGCTCTTGAAACAAGTCTCAGCATTATCTCCCTTTTGATTGAGAAGAACAAGCGTGGTCTTGATGCCAGAGGTATCAATTTGTAGTACCTCTTGAATTTCAAGCTTCACATATGCGCCAGAACAGTTGATTTTCATTACATTAGTTACTGATGTCGCTGAACTGGTGGGATCTTCAGTTAATGGCTCTTGTGACTGCTGAAATATGATCCTTGGGGGTGAATCTTTTATGTCATCAATAGACACTGATGTGACTACCCTCATTCTTTTCTCATTATCTTCTGTGGTACATGGATTACTTTGGTTTTCAAAAGAATTAAGATGAAAATCTTCTTTGAATTTTTTATCCCTGCTTGTTACATCATCATATTCGTCCTGCTCGTCTGAT comes from Myripristis murdjan chromosome 12, fMyrMur1.1, whole genome shotgun sequence and encodes:
- the pdzph1 gene encoding uncharacterized protein pdzph1 isoform X2, with product MRVVTSVSIDDIKDSPPRIIFQQSQEPLTEDPTSSATSVTNVMKINCSGAYVKLEIQEVLQIDTSGIKTTLVLLNQKGDNAETCFKSKCERTWAPNSNPSKQSSQNLNVINQSVTQDTINYNFSFGSTSEQKDAEKNSKCVIPSRFCHSSNYCQSCCNNNTGITLASQSSCPTPLSNFWPQGKRPSFCRSLSSDQFRDIPPPREFADISYSTLEDLTHDLASCRIGACGSTENQKGNFNPTQTTMYHQEPGGQCSLDDDESEDLPHCFDQLSESDNFEPMFMRPSSFSRSGFTKDFIDNHEKTWIRNNSIATVEHKACSLPKKRRQTFPGMTEGSSSMQEDVLPFRESFSSGTISSLIMQSLPLQAERLGRFYQRDDGLSPFGTECYDSSETRGSCKHSPEVPKSQIGKQPPINPFYPTKFEENTEDMFMIKEHFQEQSKNTCQPLEALGQHEMDLKESVYNDMENRNDYDGGDQMEPCSRVESGFDEEIAEVGYQNPGLVADEFSQRALVIQVIPPSPCGSEEHILETNSAKQIEKQVMLDTRAKETKQSNSLSVQTKPRKSSVMTITVGTSEQRYLQVDSKLSDGGSTEKHQRVNFNSASEEPCMSLVADMNEVDTLRNTEVNQPPEEAQPTSRRPSAAKTSIFSPPLSQIVEERKDPQLENTRRGTEDLEISANTQLCLPNGSTDQETESHKKEYLCKTDKVEKQNVSKSSSEMKDHLKLIHIDQDSSGSDHWAKRRKLFKDSKQWSSAGGSSITSDITEESVSEDTRSMDMTMKDIEARGFYTETFHSAAWIYRGDDVSSDASPPSLSTRPRIVSIRERTVKISKGMGEYPWGFRIQFSKPIVVTEVDTNGAAEEAGLMVGDYVLAVNGTDVTSVPHSEAADLARQGPDVLTLTIGSDIARAPNTPRPACRGYLHKRTQSGLIKGWRKRWFVLTHDCCLYYYRHKRDEGRRPALSAVKLEGAEVGPDVSLGKPFVFKCCPLSGNRVYFFCATSNQEMKRWLEAMEKAVHPITQNHVWVDVTRHNSCLPPLAVKSPECLGLLHQIDKNKDSWVQHYCILKDGCLYFYSGIRSTHALGGIYLHGYMVREQSFGSKKSAIELKPPSEEFKTFYLCAENATENKRWIVAIKTSINKWLPLHQAIQDYMSRPPEETRM
- the pdzph1 gene encoding uncharacterized protein pdzph1 isoform X1, which gives rise to MSRRGRRRNSKRRKSSSSSKQSVSLFACQKHNKSIVCDKDDITEKCETDSFRKENVLSGSDEQDEYDDVTSRDKKFKEDFHLNSFENQSNPCTTEDNEKRMRVVTSVSIDDIKDSPPRIIFQQSQEPLTEDPTSSATSVTNVMKINCSGAYVKLEIQEVLQIDTSGIKTTLVLLNQKGDNAETCFKSKCERTWAPNSNPSKQSSQNLNVINQSVTQDTINYNFSFGSTSEQKDAEKNSKCVIPSRFCHSSNYCQSCCNNNTGITLASQSSCPTPLSNFWPQGKRPSFCRSLSSDQFRDIPPPREFADISYSTLEDLTHDLASCRIGACGSTENQKGNFNPTQTTMYHQEPGGQCSLDDDESEDLPHCFDQLSESDNFEPMFMRPSSFSRSGFTKDFIDNHEKTWIRNNSIATVEHKACSLPKKRRQTFPGMTEGSSSMQEDVLPFRESFSSGTISSLIMQSLPLQAERLGRFYQRDDGLSPFGTECYDSSETRGSCKHSPEVPKSQIGKQPPINPFYPTKFEENTEDMFMIKEHFQEQSKNTCQPLEALGQHEMDLKESVYNDMENRNDYDGGDQMEPCSRVESGFDEEIAEVGYQNPGLVADEFSQRALVIQVIPPSPCGSEEHILETNSAKQIEKQVMLDTRAKETKQSNSLSVQTKPRKSSVMTITVGTSEQRYLQVDSKLSDGGSTEKHQRVNFNSASEEPCMSLVADMNEVDTLRNTEVNQPPEEAQPTSRRPSAAKTSIFSPPLSQIVEERKDPQLENTRRGTEDLEISANTQLCLPNGSTDQETESHKKEYLCKTDKVEKQNVSKSSSEMKDHLKLIHIDQDSSGSDHWAKRRKLFKDSKQWSSAGGSSITSDITEESVSEDTRSMDMTMKDIEARGFYTETFHSAAWIYRGDDVSSDASPPSLSTRPRIVSIRERTVKISKGMGEYPWGFRIQFSKPIVVTEVDTNGAAEEAGLMVGDYVLAVNGTDVTSVPHSEAADLARQGPDVLTLTIGSDIARAPNTPRPACRGYLHKRTQSGLIKGWRKRWFVLTHDCCLYYYRHKRDEGRRPALSAVKLEGAEVGPDVSLGKPFVFKCCPLSGNRVYFFCATSNQEMKRWLEAMEKAVHPITQNHVWVDVTRHNSCLPPLAVKSPECLGLLHQIDKNKDSWVQHYCILKDGCLYFYSGIRSTHALGGIYLHGYMVREQSFGSKKSAIELKPPSEEFKTFYLCAENATENKRWIVAIKTSINKWLPLHQAIQDYMSRPPEETRM